The genomic stretch TGAGAGTGATACAGATCTTACTGTATCTGAGATGTATAAAATATCTCCCTCCTCAAAGTAAAGCTCGTCCggctgaaacacacaaacatcatcAGTGGAacagaaacattaaaaataaagaataaatattaataataaacaaacacacttactgTCCGAGGGTCAAAGGTAAATAAAGCTCTGAACACTTTCACTTgacctgtcacacacacacacacacacacacacacacacacacacacacacacacacacacacacacacacacacacacacacacacacacacacacacacacacacacacacacacacacacacacacaagacagTGGATTGAATGTAGGATCAGTGGTACAGTGGGCAGTGTGGGTGCAGCACAGTTCTGAGGATGTGGGTTTGGTTTTCCTCTGTGAGGAGTTCAGTAGGTGTTTGATCACATCCCAGCAGTATAAACTGGtttgtttatttcatgtttACTGGGAGCTGATGGGAACAAAAACGTTTCTgggatgtttttaatgttaaagaCACTAAAGTCCCGTAAACTGCTCTGATACTCCAGTAATGAATAAACATGATTTTATTTCCACTAACTGCCGAACcttaataactttaataatcTGATCACATGATCGAGTTTATATATAAACACCGGAATCATTTTGCACTTGGTTAATTATAGacatttattagtattattattattaatgataaaacTGTCTCTGTAGATAAACTAAACTTAAATAAAGTCTTATTAGAGGAGTGTGTTGAAACTCTTACCTGGTTTAGCTGGTTTAGGTGGAGGTTTAGACATGATAAGTGCAGAAATGTGCttgaattaaaaatgtaaataaaataaaagaataacagAATAAAGATCAGGGAGGAACCCGCGGGTTCACAGATCAGGAAGCAATGAATGCGGAAATGTGTCGTTGCGCATGCGCGGTACAGCTTCTGGCCATCAGCGGTAAAGTTCTGTCACTGCGCAACGTAGATCAAACCGCGCATGCGCAACATTCCGGCGGCCTACAGCatataaacatgaaataaaatataaaatcatcAGATTAAAAACAGTGAAATACATCAAGAAACAAACACCGAAAAACATCCAGCATGGaggagaaaaataaaagaaagatgttaaagcaaataaaacgtttaggaataaaaaaaacaattaaaataaagtcTGTTATTTACATTCGGTTCATAATTATAAACATCACATGAtcactaaccacttcatcctggtcagagcCACAGTGGGTCCCGAGCCACCCAGAAACAAAGCAGAAAAACACTCGCTCACACACTCGCTCATTCTTCTAATAACACagaaaacaaagtaataaaagtaaataaatgaaagggttagggttagattaaaataaaaataaataaaatgaattcttTACTGACAGATAAATGAAGAAATCAATAAGAAAGAAACTAAATAGAGTTCAAATAAGAGAAGAAACTAGAAGCTGAATGTTGTTGGGATGTAAATTAAGCATACAGTGCTAATGTGCTAATGGAACACAGCCGTAACGTTTCAGTGTAAACATGGCGTGTGGTTGCTAATCTGTGTTTGCATTAAATGAGACGATGTCCGAGTGTTCAGGATCATTAGTGCTGATGTTCACTGATGTCCGGTTAATTCTGGAGTGCGTTCTGGATCATTAGCGGTAGCGCCGCTTCTCAGCACCGTGATTAGCATGGAGATGAGCGGTTTGCTAACAGCTAACAGCAGGAAGAATAACCTAAAAGAGCATAAACACCTTCATCACGCTACACTAAACCTAATGAGCTGCAGCAAACTGCTAATTAGCATGCTTCGTATTACCCACTAACCGCCTCTCGTCGTGAGGTTCAGTGTGTTTCCTCACTCAGAGCGGGTTAGCTCAGGGTTAGCTCGCTACAATTACCGCTCACCCGCTAACCCTAAATACTGGGACACATTAAAGAAAAATTTTATTACCTTTACcaacaatacaaataaattaaataaagtaactGAGGGAGCGACACGATCCAACAAAcccttaaaatgtaaaaaaacaaaaaaaaacaattataaaacattttaacgtTGAGAATCAATCagagagaaaataaagaaaaaaactctaaataaataaataataaatgaataaataaataaataaagaaaaaaaacgtgTTGGAGACGTTTTTAGGACATGGGGTGTGAGACATtgtcttggtgggtagcactgctgcataacggcaagaaggtctggggttcaattcccaggtggagtagaccaggtcctttctttgttgagtttggtatgttcttcctgtgtctgtgtaggtttcctcccatagtacaAAAACCTGCGGTGTGTGTGACCTGTTTAGGGTGTTTCACACTTTTCACCCAAAGACTCGtatccactgtgaccctgaccagtataaagtggaaaacactgaatgaatggCCCTAACACTGACCCTAACACTATCCCTAACACTGACCCTAACACTGGCTCTAACACTGACCCTAACACTGACTGCACCTCTCATCTCTCTGGACGTGGACACGTTGCTGTGTGAGCGGCTGTGTTGCAAATCACCTGTATGGAGGTGAGGTGCTGCCTCACTGGTTCTGCTGGTAGTTTCATAGTTTTCATTCTTTCACTGAGACGTGACGTTTCACAGTCTGCATCCCAAACATCAAAGGACAAATGccaagaacattaagcaatgcgcacacacacacacacacacacacaccctgctatATAAGCAGTAGGTGTGGTAAGTGTGTGTTAGAGACTCAGTAAGACGCCAATCTGACATGAACCTCTTCCTTGTTTCCTCAATACTCTGCCTcggtgagtacacacacacacacacacacacacacacacacacacacacacacaatacatagagttaaacacttacacacacaaacatttatacaaacctgaacactcttacacactaacacaacacaaacacctgaacacacacacacacacacagtaacacacacattaccaccaactatagtgtgtgtgtgtgtgtgcttttttaTTCTCAGACAAGTTTTTACCTGCAGATCCACTCCTACATTATTTcctgccaaacacacacacacacacacacacacagattattGACAGTAAAAGATGATTAGCGTACACGACCATATAAGGGTAAAAATGAAGTGATGGAGGGATTAATCGTGATGTTTTCAGGTTTTGGACAGAAGGAATGTTTTATTTGTAGCTTCTTCGCTCTCGTTGCACAGCGGCTTTTCAGGTGGAGCTTCAGTTTTTCCGCTCACTGGATCTTCTGTGTGTCGATCGTGTGTGTGATGCGTCCTCGGTGGTTTCGGTTGGATCAGAGATCACACTGCTGTACCCGTGTCCTCCCTCGTCTGGGTTCAGCCCTGGCATCAGTCCTCTCGCCCAGGGTTTGTGGGTGAAGTTTATGGTTCTAGTGGAGATCGGACACGAGTTTAGCCGCGTCGATGCTAATGTCAGCCTGGACTCATGGAGAATCAGCGCTGCTGGGGGTCAAAGGTCATGTGATCTCCCGGTGTGCTGGTTTCCACTTGAGGTCTCGCTAATGTTTCATTTTGGTGTCCTCTGTTTAAATCAGTGAATGGTAGTAAtacagataaaaataataaggcaactaacagagttccagAGTTTCGGtttcacatcacacacactgacactgaGTGTTCGcaggagcagccaatccaccctctgACACAAgtggaacatgcaaaactcgAGATGGACCAGTCTCTTGTTCCAactataatagtgtgtgtgtgtgtgtgtgcagcatgCAGTTTGCTCATCTCATTAGCAACATCCCTAACTCATGCCTCTTCGCTGGGTCATGTGACCGTGATGTCAGCATCGGGAGAAGAGCTTCAAAGCGCAGCAGGCGAGGAATCAGAGACAGAGGGCGGAGCTTCAGGAGTGTTTACAGAAGCACCACAAatcagaggtacacacacacacacacacacacacacacacacacacacacacacactgctgagttAAACGTTTACACACACTTGTGACGTCAGAAGGTTCTGAAACTTCTCATGATTTTTCATGACTGATCGACTGCAGCTGCAGCTTCTGTGCTCATATAAACAGGACGAGTTTGAATGCACCTATtagaaagtacatggaacagtggtctctagtAAAGTCTGGCTGTTCTTTCTCACCTCCAGAACTGCCGCTCACTGGAAGTTTTTGGGTTTTGTGTGCGTATGTGTTAGGTCGAGGTGGGCGAAAGAAACATGGTGGTAGGAAGAGGAATAAACTGCAGATTGTAAGACAGAGGATCAGCACACCTGCACAGAACCTCACCCACAGCCCCGCCCACAACCCCACCCACAGTTCCACCCACAACCGCGGTCACAATCACAACCACAGCGCTCATCCTGACCCCTGCAGCACCTCTCACAGAGAGTACTGTATCCACGGTTACTGCACTTATCTACAGGACCTGAAAGAGCCCGTCTGTGTGtaagtacacactacacatacacacaactcaCACCCTATATAaacttatattattatatacaattactgactgtagcacaTCTGATGCTCTGTACACTCCTATCTGAAATTGAAAGTTAACCAATAGGACAACAGCATTGATCCtaaactgactgactgattagTTTATTGATTAACTGATTGATTAGGTTAATGGATTGACAGGTtgaatgattgattgattgattgacagGTGTATGAGGGGGTATGATGGTGTGCGCTGTGGGATCCAGTTGCTACAGACGGGTTCAGGTGGGCGAGACCAGAACAGCACAGACACCCTGCAGATCAGCCTCATCACCATCAGCATCGTGCTGTCAATCATCAGCTGCTCCgccctcctcatcatcatctgtgTCCAGTAagattacacacatacacacacatcagataGTGttagatggtgtgtgtataaatgtatatgtgtatgtataatgtgtgtgtgtgtgtgtgtgtgtagttacagagctcagcagaGTGTTTCCGCAGCATTTCTCGGTGCCACTGAGGAGACCAAAAAGCTCCAGAGCAAGAAAATCGGTGTGTGAGCGCCACCACCAGGTACTGATTATAACTGTCTGTAACAGCGCCCCCTACTGATCATCTCTGCTCCCCACACACCCTCGTCAGCTTCTACAGAGCACAGAAACCAGAAAGCAGCCACCACTTCACATTCACTTTTCTCAGAGCTCTGACTGTACAGagatgtgaaaaagtattcgCCCCCTCTGACCGTATCTGTTACTGAATATTTGTTACACTGAATGGTTTTAGATTGTTGAACACACGATGAACACAAAGAGACCtgcagtacaaaaacattttatgttaatttcattaattttttttactcctgtatgtaaaaaaaacaacccagGTTTATTCTGACCGTTTGTTTAAACAGCATCATTAACCCTAACACTAACCTTAACCCCAGCATCATCCAATTCATTACATCAAATGTTTTAACGACCTGCTATTTTATCCCCAAACCACCAGAAAGTAGCTTGATTTTGTCcaaacactgaaaatgcatttggaacCGTCTGCTTCAGGACATCGTACTTATACAGTAACtactaaataaagtaaaatcaaGTGTTACCACTAAAATCAtcaaaatcataaataaataaatgtgattttCGTTTTAATACATAACAGATTTTGGTACTAGCCCCTAACATTACTGACCTGGTACCCAGCTCCCATCCGCGCTATCCATTGAAATGTTACACTAgggttaggagtgtgtgtgtgtgtgtgtgtgtgtgtgtgtgtgtgtgtgtgtgtgtgtttatgtgtgttgcAGATGCAGTAGGAGTTGCATAAAGAGCACATATGTGCAGAAACACACACGTtgtagaatatttatttattatttattggaaaTGTTTTATATTAGATTATTATTTACAGAGTTAATGAACTTCACTCTCACCAGCACTcactatttttatcattatttcatGCTAAAGCTAATGTTCAGTGTCTATGTGGAGGTATCTGTTAAACTGTCAaactataatttattaataatttaaaatcagGAGTTTTTGTGGTTTAATATCTTGAAAACTGGTATTATATAAATGCAGCATCATCATGtgcttttataataaaaacaaaccatttaaactattgattatttttctttgtatgAGGAAAGAGTTGGTGGAATTTATTCATACCttggagttttatttatgaatgtattttttttctttgggctgctcctgtatttagacGTTGCCACAGTGGATCCTCATACCAGACTTTCCTCCTTTTTTAATCTGGTGGGTAGAATACTGGTTATGATGAATTGTCTGACTTTAACCTAATAAAAAGAAAGCAGGAACTGAGTTCAGAACCTTTAACAGAAGTGAAACCAATTCAACGTGTGAATAAAAGATGGTTAAAGCAGAAGTGAAGAAAAATGTTGGACAGGATTAAATGTTACAGATGTATTTTTAAGATGAATtggtttatattttaatatttctatatttattatatgtatatgtttaacaagaattttttttttttactaattattACAAGTATAATCTGTAGAACACGAGAAAACAGAAATATTGACAAAATTGCTATCCAGTCACCTGAATAAATATTGGTTTGATTTGTTTTTGGTGAATGTTCCAGTGTTAGTAGTTCACTTGCTCGATTTAACCTATTGAGCCTTTAATGTGGATTTTTAGAAGAGTGTTACTGTATCAGAAACATTTCAGTGTTAACAACAGGAGGTTAATGACATTAATGACGTCTATATGAAAACAGTCTTAAGATAAATTCACACAGCTGGAACATTGCAGatcagaaaataaaagtaaaatcacATTTCATTCACtaacagtaaagcatttcatAACAAGACACTAATGTCAATCAATAAACATCACAGTACAAACCGAACTTCGTGTTTTCATGTGTTATTGTTGTACATTTTAATCCCAGGGTTTCTGTACCTCTAATCCTGCGTATACTGTACTAACCATAGTTTACGGTAatttcagtgtgaatgcgcatttacactgtatactacgGTAATATCAATGTGAATGCGCATTTACACTGTAACCTACGGTAATATCCTTTACAGCGCGAGACCTTGCTTGAACAACTGTTCGATTCCAATAGCATAGAGTCGATTCCAATTTTGATTCCCAAAGCTTTGAATCTGATGAGTCAAACTCACAACAGGAAACCAATCACATGGAAACAGCAGCTTTAACCACAGAAATATCTTGCTTTGGAGTTTGGTATTTTCTCCTAACCCTAGGGTGCGTAATTCAGTTTCCTCCTATATCTGctctggctgctctaaattatcCCCAGGTTTAAGAAAGTGGGTGAAAGGCCTGTGATTTGACTGATCTTACCAAGTTCTGATTGAGTATATTTTTTATCTACAGCAGACACttgatcctgatcagggtcatggtggttcTGGAGTCACAGAGGGCATTTacacacttatttattcatgcattcgtTTATTCATtctctcatttattcatttattaattgttttattcactcatgAATTTTGTAATTGCACCAAACACTTTACACTCTTAAGCCCCAAAGACTCATGGGATTGTCTGTAAGAACTGTGTAAAACTGTAACATTGCTCTTTTATTGCTGCATAATAAAGTTATCTTTTATGATCCAATCTTTATGATGTTTGCCAGGGACACAGGAAGCTTTAATGTTTCCTGATTTTTGTATGAAGTTTTATTGACTGCAAAGattatatg from Trichomycterus rosablanca isolate fTriRos1 chromosome 21, fTriRos1.hap1, whole genome shotgun sequence encodes the following:
- the areg gene encoding proheparin-binding EGF-like growth factor, translated to MNLFLVSSILCLACSLLISLATSLTHASSLGHVTVMSASGEELQSAAGEESETEGGASGVFTEAPQIRGRGGRKKHGGRKRNKLQIVRQRISTPAQNLTHSPAHNPTHSSTHNRGHNHNHSAHPDPCSTSHREYCIHGYCTYLQDLKEPVCVCMRGYDGVRCGIQLLQTGSGGRDQNSTDTLQISLITISIVLSIISCSALLIIICVHYRAQQSVSAAFLGATEETKKLQSKKIGV